CGACGGCATCCGTTCCAGATGATCGTCAGAGTTGCGGAGAGAATCTCTGCTTGGCCAGGCCGTCCGGGAAACAGAGGGCAGGGAGAGACCCCCTGTCCTCGTTCGGATCCCAACGTCGGATCACATCCTTGGAAGAACGGGCACTACTGCACTCTCAGCCCAGGCACAGGCACAACCTTCATGGGGCTCGAAGTATGTTGTGTCCGCTCTTTAAACCACGGCGCATCGCTTACACTACTGTACCTACTATGACTTACACCGTACATCCTACATcactgtctctctctccctctctctctctctcccccactccctccctcactcacacacacaaacacacaccaTCCCGTCCATCCACGCATGCCACCCCTTGTCGAAACAAGCTCTACCCTGCAAACAACTCCTCTTGTCATCGCcaaaggggaaagggggaggcATACATCGTAGGCCGGGACCACCAAAAGCAAACGAAGGAAACCTGGCAACCATGTATAAAACTTAATAGCCTCGCTCTCCGGGCCAAGAATACGCAGGCCTCCCTGTGCTCTTCCCGTCTGGATCGCTCGCTCACactttccttcctttccgTTTGGTATTCTCTTGTGAATCTGttgtttcccccccctctcttaCTTACTCTCTTCCAAACTCCCAGCCGGTCTGTTTCTTGCCCTTCGAGAGGCTATCATCTCGTCTTCGCTTCTCTCTtacccccccttcttccaaACCGTGCTGGacactttttttttttaaacCTTCCCTCCCGCCAGACATACTAATCTTTACTTGACTCGTACTCGTTTTTGGCTTTcgtcttctctttctcttttctaGCCTGCATACCGGCCATGTCGTTCCCCGTGAGAGCCTTGGTCGCCTCCGCCATGCTGGCGGTGGCCTACGCTCAAGGTGTCATCCTCAGCGCACAAGGCCCCAAGGGTCCAGCCAGCCCGGGACTATTAGGTACGTGTCCAAAGTCCATCAACAGGAGCATACGTCTCACGCATCGTTCGTGCACAGTCAATCCGGCAAAGGCCGacgccaacatcatcaatCAGCAGGAGATCGTCCAGAACGTCGTCAACGAGTGCGGCCGGACGATCCTCAGCGGGAACATCGACATCGGCGAGACGACCGAGGGCCAGCtcagcaacaacaccgtCACCAAGGTCACAAAGGGCTCCAACgtcgacatcaccatcgcccAGGTcagcgccgacggcgtcggccccTACTCGTGCGACCTCGACCTGACGAGCAACGCCAACGGGGCCACAGGCCAGACCAAGCTGCAGGTCCAGGAGTCCCAGCCGCAGAATGGCAACATCAAGCTCAAGGTCAAAATGCCCGACGACCTGGCCTGCGTAGGAGGTATGTTCACACGATAAAAAACCCCAGATCTCTGCCTGGCTGTTGCATGCAGTTGGGAAGTTTCAGAACACGCCGACTAACACGGACCCGCCAGCCTCCACTGGAGACGTCTGCACCATTCGTTGCTTCAACGACAACGCAAAGGGCCCCTTTGGCGGCTGCGTCGCCGTCCAGCAGACCGACACGACGCCCAAGCAAAACACCCCCGGCAATATCCCCACCGCCCAGACCCTCGAGGGCGTGCTCACTCAGGTCCAGCAGAACATCGTCgacctgcccgccgccgtcaagtcAATCCAAGATGCCCCGACCCAGGACGACCAGGGCGTCACggccatcaaggagatcCTCGGCAACAACGCCACCCTGGAGGCTGCCGGGCCCGCGGGGTCCGCCAATAACGGCAAGAAaaacaacggcaacggcaaaGGCAACGGAAGGAACAGGGGCAAGGGCAacggcgcggccggcggaGGCAACGGCAGGAACCGGGGCACCGGCCGCGGAGGGAACAACGCTCAGACCGGCGGAGGtgccgcggcgggcggcggtggcaacGGACGTGGTCGCCAGAACCAGCAGAACAACAATgataacaacaacaacaacagcaacaacaacgacaagcGGGACCCCAAAGACCTGCTCCGCTCAcgctgggcgaggaggaactTTGTTCCCCGGGGCTGAGACTCCCAAGTCGGTGTTTTTCTTTGCTTTGCATCGGGTGCGGGTCTGGCGGACGATGAACCCCCGGCGAACCTTTCCAAACGGTCGAGTACGAAAGGGGGATGGGAACCATTTGTAGTTGTTAGCTTAGCGAAAAATCGGTTCCCGTTTTGAGTCGTGCAAGAAAACATCGTCAGGAAGAAAGGAACACCGTGAAGGGCAGATAGTCCTGTTGGggggtgttgttgttgttgttggttcTTTACATAAGAAAACCGGGGTTTTCCATATCAACATTGTATTCATCACCAAATCACCAAAGaattcttttctttttttaaAACAAAATTGGTAAAATATGAGGGAAAGCAGAAGTTGTACGAAAACCCGAAGGGGCTAGCCATACGAAAACACCCAACGGACATTTCAACAATCACCTTTGGGCTTTTTAATAGTCTTTTAAGGTTTCTCGGCCCGCCAGCCAGCCACTCCGCTTATTTCCAACGCATTGTCTTAGATTGCGTCCCGAGGTTCGACAACTACACTTGTCCCGAGAGACTCGTATTTCTAAAGACATGACTGGTATTTATACTCCGTTGGATTGTCAGGTCCTACAGACATGCCGCCGTCTCGATGACTACAACTCAAGAGGGTGGTGTATCATTTCAAATACTCAACTcagtaaaaaaaaaaaaaaaaaaaaaaaaaaataaagACCACTCACTCGTTCAAAACCATGATATACCGCAACCGCCTGACTCTGGCTATAGAAcgcatcatcctcttcttgt
The DNA window shown above is from Colletotrichum destructivum chromosome 2, complete sequence and carries:
- a CDS encoding Putative egh16-like virulence factor, translating into MSFPVRALVASAMLAVAYAQGVILSAQGPKGPASPGLLGTCPKSINRSIRLTHRSCTVNPAKADANIINQQEIVQNVVNECGRTILSGNIDIGETTEGQLSNNTVTKVTKGSNVDITIAQVSADGVGPYSCDLDLTSNANGATGQTKLQVQESQPQNGNIKLKVKMPDDLACVGASTGDVCTIRCFNDNAKGPFGGCVAVQQTDTTPKQNTPGNIPTAQTLEGVLTQVQQNIVDLPAAVKSIQDAPTQDDQGVTAIKEILGNNATLEAAGPAGSANNGKKNNGNGKGNGRNRGKGNGAAGGGNGRNRGTGRGGNNAQTGGGAAAGGGGNGRGRQNQQNNNDNNNNNSNNNDKRDPKDLLRSRWARRNFVPRG